The following are from one region of the Streptomyces rubrogriseus genome:
- a CDS encoding TIGR01777 family oxidoreductase: MGGRHTDDGHTDGGHMDHGHTDHGHTDDRHTDDGRRPPGDRPRIVVAGASGLIGGALARSLTADGHRVVRLVRRAPEGPDEVRWDPENGRVDATGLEGCDAVVNLAGAGVGDRRWTDAYKTRIRSSRVHGTTALAEAVAALERPPRVFVNGSAMGYYGETGDRPVDESAPPGEGFLPGLCVEWEAAAAPAQKAGVRTVFTRTGLVVARRGGAWGRLFPLFRAGLGGRMGDGSQYWSFVALHDEVAAIRHLLDRDDLSGPFNLTAPQPVTNREVTVAMGRVLHRPTPFAVPAPVLRAALGEMAGDVLGSARVLPARLLESGFRFAFPEIDGAIRAAL; the protein is encoded by the coding sequence ATGGGCGGCAGGCACACGGACGACGGACACACGGACGGCGGGCACATGGACCACGGACACACGGACCACGGACACACGGACGACCGGCACACGGACGACGGACGACGCCCGCCCGGGGACCGCCCCCGCATCGTGGTGGCCGGAGCGTCCGGTCTGATCGGCGGCGCCCTGGCGCGGTCCCTGACCGCGGACGGGCACCGGGTGGTGCGCCTGGTGCGGCGCGCCCCCGAGGGCCCGGACGAGGTCCGCTGGGACCCCGAGAACGGGCGGGTGGACGCCACCGGCCTGGAGGGCTGCGACGCGGTGGTCAACCTGGCCGGGGCCGGGGTGGGCGACCGCCGCTGGACCGACGCGTACAAGACCCGCATCCGCAGCAGCCGGGTGCACGGCACGACGGCGCTCGCGGAGGCCGTCGCCGCGCTGGAACGGCCGCCGCGGGTCTTCGTGAACGGCAGCGCGATGGGCTACTACGGGGAGACCGGCGACCGTCCCGTGGACGAGAGCGCCCCGCCGGGCGAGGGCTTCCTGCCGGGCCTGTGCGTGGAGTGGGAGGCGGCGGCGGCCCCCGCGCAGAAGGCGGGCGTGCGGACGGTGTTCACCCGCACCGGCCTGGTCGTCGCGCGCCGGGGCGGCGCCTGGGGACGGCTCTTCCCGCTCTTCCGGGCAGGGCTCGGCGGGCGGATGGGCGACGGGTCGCAGTACTGGTCCTTCGTCGCGCTGCACGACGAGGTGGCGGCGATCCGGCACCTCCTGGACCGGGACGACCTCTCCGGCCCCTTCAACCTGACCGCCCCTCAGCCGGTGACGAACCGTGAGGTGACGGTGGCCATGGGCCGGGTACTGCACCGCCCGACGCCGTTCGCCGTGCCCGCGCCGGTGCTGCGCGCCGCGCTCGGCGAGATGGCGGGCGACGTCCTCGGCAGTGCCCGGGTCCTCCCCGCCCGCCTCCTGGAGTCGGGCTTCCGCTTCGCGTTCCCGGAGATCGACGGGGCGATCCGGGCGGCACTGTGA
- a CDS encoding GNAT family N-acetyltransferase — protein MPAPHIRRARSEDEHPLRRIDLETWSYLHAVSPPPGPDDPFFRDTCGPDAHLVAELDGAVVGYVRLGFPTPLASNTHVRQIRGLAVAGAARGHGVGRALVRAAVEEARHEGFRRITLRVLGHNTAARGLYESEGFVVEGVQPEEFHLDGRYVDDVLMGQMLTALTP, from the coding sequence ATGCCAGCCCCGCACATACGCCGCGCCAGGTCCGAGGACGAGCACCCGCTGCGCCGGATCGACCTCGAGACCTGGTCCTACCTGCACGCCGTCTCGCCCCCGCCGGGACCGGACGACCCCTTCTTCCGGGACACCTGCGGCCCCGACGCCCACCTGGTCGCCGAACTCGACGGCGCCGTCGTCGGCTACGTCCGCCTCGGATTTCCCACCCCGCTGGCCTCCAACACCCACGTCCGGCAGATCCGCGGCCTCGCCGTCGCCGGCGCGGCCCGCGGCCACGGCGTGGGGCGGGCACTGGTCCGGGCCGCCGTCGAGGAGGCCCGGCACGAGGGCTTCCGCCGGATCACCCTGCGGGTTCTCGGCCACAACACGGCCGCCCGGGGCCTCTACGAGTCGGAGGGCTTCGTCGTGGAGGGCGTACAGCCCGAGGAGTTCCACCTCGACGGCCGGTACGTCGACGACGTGCTGATGGGACAGATGCTGACCGCGCTCACGCCTTGA
- a CDS encoding MarP family serine protease: protein MDLLDIVLALVVLAYAASGYRRGLVAGCVSLAGFVGGAALGVWVLPWVMDLVERGSTAATVVAVVTVLLPAMAVHELAGRLALRLRGEMAAGPLRVADGVGGAVANSAAALIVAWVAASVLAASSSSLLTSAIRDSTLLGAVQRVMPDTTPAWFSRSTSALADAGFPQVFNPFENESAAEVAEPSGDSVTPAATRAARLSTVKVEGVSGTQGREGSGFVYAPEHVMTNAHVVAGIDDPSVRVGGVGPTYEARVVLFDPDKDVAVLYVPDLSAPVLRFDEDAARGDAAVVAGYPQNGDLDLRAATVANRVRATGQNIYNDENVTREIYSIRSTVRPGNSGGPLLTTDGRVYGVVFARSTSDAETGYVLTAAEVAPEARDAADATRAVDTGEPVTS, encoded by the coding sequence GTGGACCTGCTCGACATCGTGCTCGCGCTGGTGGTGCTGGCCTACGCCGCCTCCGGCTACCGGCGCGGCCTGGTGGCCGGCTGCGTGTCGCTGGCGGGCTTCGTGGGCGGCGCGGCGCTCGGCGTGTGGGTCCTGCCGTGGGTGATGGACCTGGTGGAGCGGGGCTCGACGGCGGCGACCGTGGTCGCGGTGGTCACGGTGCTGCTGCCGGCGATGGCGGTCCACGAGCTGGCGGGACGCCTCGCGCTGCGGCTGCGCGGAGAAATGGCCGCGGGCCCGCTCCGGGTGGCCGACGGGGTCGGCGGCGCGGTCGCGAACTCGGCGGCGGCGCTGATCGTGGCGTGGGTGGCGGCGAGCGTCCTCGCGGCCTCCTCGTCCTCGCTGCTCACCTCGGCGATCCGGGACTCGACGCTGCTGGGCGCGGTGCAGCGGGTGATGCCGGACACCACCCCGGCGTGGTTCTCCCGGTCGACGTCCGCGCTGGCCGACGCCGGGTTCCCGCAGGTCTTCAACCCGTTCGAGAACGAGTCGGCCGCCGAGGTCGCCGAGCCCTCCGGCGACAGCGTCACGCCCGCGGCCACCCGCGCGGCCCGGCTCAGCACGGTGAAGGTGGAGGGCGTGAGCGGCACCCAGGGCCGGGAGGGCAGCGGCTTCGTGTACGCGCCGGAGCACGTGATGACCAACGCCCACGTGGTGGCCGGCATCGACGACCCGAGCGTCCGGGTGGGCGGCGTGGGCCCCACGTACGAGGCGCGGGTGGTGCTGTTCGACCCGGACAAGGACGTGGCCGTGCTGTACGTCCCGGACCTGAGCGCGCCGGTGCTGCGGTTCGACGAGGACGCCGCGCGGGGCGACGCCGCGGTGGTGGCGGGCTATCCGCAGAACGGCGACCTGGATCTGCGGGCGGCGACGGTGGCCAACCGGGTCCGCGCCACCGGTCAGAACATCTACAACGACGAGAACGTGACCCGGGAGATCTACTCGATCCGTTCCACGGTCCGCCCCGGCAACTCGGGCGGACCGCTGCTGACCACCGACGGCCGGGTGTACGGGGTGGTGTTCGCCCGTTCCACCTCCGACGCGGAGACCGGCTACGTGCTGACGGCGGCCGAGGTGGCCCCCGAGGCCCGCGACGCGGCGGACGCCACGCGGGCGGTGGACACGGGCGAGCCGGTCACGTCGTGA
- a CDS encoding peptidoglycan recognition protein family protein, with the protein MCGPVMGETPCTGTMVPPGGTAHIADRADPPDSGTMRVFRGPRRARERRTARIPGAVRMPTAARALLGALPGLAAVAALFLCANGVERAADADAEAVPAAATDRYAAPRPDIVPRSVWLGDAARAQPAPRYDDEVVAVFVHHTDTPNGYDCADVPAILRGVYQGQTGARDWDDIGYNFVVDRCGTVYEGRAGGIDRPVTGAHTQGFNHRTTGIAALGTYTAGVPVPDELTDAIAAVAAWKLGETGTDPRAKVALVSSNGLSRYAAGATAMLPAVAGHDDGYQTSCPGAALSARLADVRDTAARLQGRA; encoded by the coding sequence GTGTGCGGGCCGGTCATGGGTGAAACGCCGTGCACCGGGACGATGGTTCCACCGGGTGGCACAGCACACATCGCGGACAGAGCGGATCCGCCGGACAGTGGGACCATGCGAGTCTTCCGAGGACCGCGCCGGGCCCGGGAGCGACGGACCGCCCGCATACCCGGCGCCGTGCGCATGCCGACCGCGGCACGGGCGCTGCTCGGTGCCCTGCCCGGGCTGGCCGCCGTCGCCGCGCTCTTCCTGTGCGCGAACGGGGTGGAACGGGCGGCCGACGCCGACGCCGAGGCCGTTCCGGCCGCCGCCACCGACCGGTACGCCGCGCCCCGGCCCGACATCGTGCCCCGGTCGGTCTGGCTGGGCGACGCCGCCCGCGCCCAGCCCGCCCCCCGCTACGACGACGAGGTGGTCGCCGTCTTCGTCCACCACACGGACACGCCCAACGGCTACGACTGCGCCGACGTGCCGGCCATCCTCCGCGGGGTGTACCAGGGTCAGACCGGTGCCCGGGACTGGGACGACATCGGCTACAACTTCGTCGTGGACCGCTGCGGCACCGTGTACGAGGGCCGCGCCGGCGGCATCGACCGGCCCGTCACCGGCGCCCACACCCAGGGCTTCAACCACCGCACCACCGGGATCGCCGCCCTCGGCACCTACACCGCCGGGGTGCCCGTGCCCGACGAGCTGACCGACGCGATCGCCGCCGTGGCGGCCTGGAAGCTGGGCGAGACCGGCACCGACCCGCGGGCGAAGGTCGCCCTGGTCTCCAGCAACGGCCTCAGCCGGTACGCCGCGGGCGCCACCGCCATGCTGCCCGCCGTCGCGGGCCACGACGACGGTTACCAGACCAGTTGCCCGGGTGCGGCTCTCTCCGCCCGCCTCGCGGACGTCCGGGACACGGCGGCCCGCCTCCAGGGCCGGGCCTGA
- a CDS encoding DUF4240 domain-containing protein, protein MDETEFWELIDAARQRADGDSEDQADLLVERLLGMDPDLVLDFARHFEARYNRACTWDLWGAAWVLLGGASDDAFDFFRCWLIGQGREVYEGAVHEPDSLAELLDDFDEELDGDGEELGYAADEAYEQLTGTVAPDLGIAPAPPEPLGAPIDLENDRALAERLPRLWARFGPE, encoded by the coding sequence ATGGACGAGACGGAGTTCTGGGAGCTGATCGACGCCGCCCGGCAGCGCGCCGACGGCGATTCCGAGGACCAGGCCGACCTGCTCGTGGAGCGGCTGCTCGGCATGGACCCGGACCTGGTGCTCGACTTCGCCCGCCACTTCGAGGCCCGCTACAACCGCGCCTGCACCTGGGACCTGTGGGGTGCCGCGTGGGTGCTGCTCGGCGGGGCGAGCGACGACGCCTTCGACTTCTTCCGGTGCTGGCTGATCGGCCAGGGCCGCGAGGTGTACGAGGGCGCGGTGCACGAGCCCGACTCGCTCGCCGAGCTGCTGGACGACTTCGACGAGGAGCTGGACGGCGACGGCGAGGAGCTGGGCTACGCGGCCGACGAGGCCTACGAGCAGCTCACCGGCACCGTCGCCCCGGACCTGGGCATCGCGCCCGCGCCCCCCGAACCGCTGGGCGCACCGATCGACCTGGAGAACGACCGCGCCCTCGCCGAGCGCCTGCCCCGCCTGTGGGCGAGGTTCGGACCGGAGTGA
- a CDS encoding helix-turn-helix transcriptional regulator, which translates to MRAARLIKMVLLLQSRPSMTAAELARELEVSERTVTRDAQALSEAGVPVYAERGRAGGYRLVGGYRTRLTGLARGEAEALFLSGVPGALREMGLEDAASAARLKVSAALLPSLRDASRTAAQRFHLDAPNWFREPETPELLPAVADAVWDDRRVAARYRRGTDEVVRELEPYGLVLKAGVWYLCARVAGTADDGPFRVYRIDRFTAVEAGEERFVRDDGFDLPAFWAERAEQFARSILRAEVVVRLSERGVRGLPYAVDALSAREALSAAGAPDADGWVTVALPVESEEVAHAQLRGLGPEVEVLAPAALRERFAREARRLAGLYGG; encoded by the coding sequence ATGCGCGCTGCCCGCCTCATCAAGATGGTGCTGCTCCTCCAGTCCCGCCCGTCCATGACCGCCGCCGAGCTGGCCCGCGAGCTGGAGGTGTCGGAGCGGACCGTGACGCGGGACGCGCAGGCGCTGTCGGAGGCGGGCGTGCCGGTGTACGCGGAGCGCGGCCGGGCCGGCGGCTACCGCCTCGTCGGCGGCTACCGCACCCGCCTGACCGGGCTGGCCCGGGGCGAGGCGGAGGCGCTGTTCCTGTCCGGAGTCCCCGGGGCGCTGCGCGAGATGGGCCTGGAGGACGCGGCCTCGGCGGCCCGCCTGAAGGTGTCGGCGGCCCTGCTCCCCTCCCTGCGGGACGCCTCCCGTACGGCGGCCCAGCGCTTCCACCTGGACGCGCCGAACTGGTTCCGCGAGCCGGAGACGCCCGAGCTGCTGCCCGCGGTGGCGGACGCGGTCTGGGACGACCGGCGCGTCGCCGCGCGCTACCGGCGCGGGACGGACGAGGTCGTCCGGGAGCTGGAGCCGTACGGGCTCGTACTGAAGGCCGGGGTCTGGTACCTCTGCGCGCGGGTCGCGGGGACGGCGGACGACGGACCCTTCCGCGTGTACCGCATCGACCGGTTCACGGCGGTGGAGGCGGGCGAGGAACGTTTCGTCCGGGACGACGGCTTCGACCTGCCCGCGTTCTGGGCCGAGCGGGCCGAGCAGTTCGCGCGGTCGATCCTGCGGGCCGAGGTGGTGGTGCGGCTGTCGGAGCGGGGGGTGCGCGGGCTGCCGTACGCGGTCGACGCGCTGTCGGCCCGGGAGGCGCTGAGCGCCGCGGGTGCGCCGGATGCGGACGGCTGGGTGACGGTGGCGCTGCCGGTGGAGTCGGAGGAGGTCGCGCATGCGCAGCTCAGGGGGCTCGGGCCGGAGGTGGAGGTGCTGGCGCCGGCGGCGCTGCGGGAACGGTTCGCGCGGGAGGCTCGGCGGTTGGCGGGGTTGTACGGGGGGTGA
- the aceE gene encoding pyruvate dehydrogenase (acetyl-transferring), homodimeric type: MTTDPKAIQPSELDQLPDRDPEETAEWQASLDAVTKAAGPHRAAYLMRRTLERAEGAGLALPKLLETDYVNSIPTADEPTVDGDEAMEQRITAWNRWNAAAMVTRGSKYGVGGHIATFASAAWLYETGFNHFFKGKEGDGSGDQLYVQGHASPGIYARAFLDGRLNEEQLDNFRREAGGNGLPSYPHPRRLPWLWEFPTVSMGLGPISAIYQARFNRYLTSRGIKDLTNSHVWAFLGDGEMDEPESTTALTLASREGLDNLTFVINCNLQRLDGPVRANFKIVQELEAQFRGAGWNVIKSLWGTAWDELFQLDTTGALVRRLREVPDAQVQTYQTRDAAYIREDFFNKDPQLAEMAKLLSDDKILECFHFSRGGHESRKVYAAYRAALAHKGAPTVILAQTVKGHTLGSGFASKNANHQMKKLSVDEFKDMRDLLGLPIADSAFVDGVVPYGHPGADSPEVRYLQERRAALGGPAPARRVHPLAPLPAPADKAFASFDKGSGSQNVATTMAFVRLVKDLVRDKETGKRWVPIVPDEARTFGMESLFPSLGIYSPKGQTYEPVDRDQLMYYKEAKNGQILNEGITEAGSMADFIAASTAYATHGEAMIPFYIFYSMFGWQRTADQMWQLGDQLGRGFLVGATAGRTTLTGEGLQHADGHSPAIAATNPAALSYDPAFAYEIAAIVKDGLRRMYGEAAPGEDPNVFYYLTVYNEPMPQPAKPSGVDEGIVKGLYRFNTAETAGLTPAANAPRIQLLGSGTAIHWTLKAQRLLAEEWGVAADVWSATSWTELRRDAMDADAALLRGEDRVPYVRRALQGAEGPVLAVSDYMRQVPDQIAQWVEQDYSSLGADGFGLSDTRDAARRHFGVDAESIVVAALAQLARRGEVKATAVKEARERYGL, from the coding sequence ATGACGACCGACCCCAAAGCCATCCAGCCGAGCGAGCTCGACCAGCTCCCGGACCGCGACCCCGAGGAGACCGCCGAGTGGCAGGCCTCCCTGGACGCCGTCACCAAGGCGGCCGGGCCGCACCGTGCCGCGTACCTGATGCGCCGCACGCTGGAGCGCGCCGAGGGCGCGGGCCTGGCGCTGCCGAAGCTGCTGGAGACCGACTACGTCAACTCCATCCCGACCGCCGACGAGCCCACCGTGGACGGCGACGAGGCGATGGAGCAGCGGATCACCGCCTGGAACCGCTGGAACGCGGCGGCGATGGTGACCCGCGGCAGCAAGTACGGCGTCGGCGGCCACATCGCCACCTTCGCCTCCGCGGCCTGGCTCTACGAGACCGGCTTCAACCACTTCTTCAAGGGCAAGGAGGGTGACGGCTCCGGCGACCAGCTCTACGTCCAGGGCCACGCCTCCCCCGGCATCTACGCCCGCGCCTTCCTCGACGGCCGCCTGAACGAGGAGCAGCTGGACAACTTCCGCCGCGAGGCCGGCGGGAACGGCCTGCCGTCCTACCCGCACCCGCGCCGCCTGCCCTGGCTGTGGGAGTTCCCCACCGTCTCCATGGGCCTCGGTCCGATCTCCGCGATCTACCAGGCGCGGTTCAACCGCTACCTGACCAGCCGCGGCATCAAGGACCTGACCAACTCCCACGTGTGGGCGTTCCTCGGCGACGGCGAGATGGACGAGCCGGAGTCCACCACCGCGCTCACCCTCGCCTCCCGCGAGGGCCTGGACAACCTGACCTTCGTCATCAACTGCAACCTGCAGCGCCTCGACGGTCCGGTCCGCGCCAACTTCAAGATCGTGCAGGAGCTGGAGGCCCAGTTCCGCGGCGCCGGCTGGAACGTGATCAAGTCGCTGTGGGGCACGGCCTGGGACGAGCTGTTCCAGCTCGACACCACCGGCGCCCTGGTACGCCGCCTGCGCGAGGTACCGGACGCCCAGGTCCAGACGTACCAGACGCGCGACGCCGCCTACATCCGCGAGGACTTCTTCAACAAGGACCCGCAGCTCGCCGAAATGGCGAAGCTCCTGTCCGACGACAAGATCCTCGAGTGCTTCCACTTCTCCCGCGGTGGTCACGAGTCCCGCAAGGTGTACGCCGCCTACCGCGCCGCGCTCGCCCACAAGGGCGCGCCCACCGTGATCCTGGCCCAGACGGTCAAGGGCCACACCCTCGGCTCCGGCTTCGCGTCGAAGAACGCCAACCACCAGATGAAGAAGCTCTCGGTGGACGAGTTCAAGGACATGCGCGACCTGCTCGGCCTGCCGATCGCGGACAGCGCCTTCGTCGACGGCGTGGTCCCCTACGGCCACCCCGGCGCCGACTCCCCCGAGGTGCGCTACCTCCAGGAGCGCCGCGCCGCCCTCGGCGGCCCCGCCCCGGCCCGCCGCGTCCACCCGCTCGCGCCGCTGCCCGCCCCCGCCGACAAGGCGTTCGCCTCCTTCGACAAGGGCTCCGGCTCGCAGAACGTCGCGACGACCATGGCCTTCGTCCGCCTGGTCAAGGACCTGGTCCGGGACAAGGAGACCGGCAAGCGCTGGGTGCCGATCGTCCCCGACGAGGCCCGCACCTTCGGCATGGAGAGCCTCTTCCCGTCACTGGGCATCTACTCGCCCAAGGGCCAGACGTACGAGCCGGTCGACCGCGACCAGCTGATGTACTACAAGGAAGCCAAGAACGGCCAGATCCTCAACGAGGGCATCACCGAGGCCGGCTCGATGGCCGACTTCATCGCCGCGTCCACCGCGTACGCGACGCACGGCGAGGCGATGATCCCGTTCTACATCTTCTACTCGATGTTCGGCTGGCAGCGCACGGCCGACCAGATGTGGCAGCTCGGCGACCAGCTCGGCCGCGGCTTCCTGGTGGGCGCCACCGCGGGCCGCACCACCCTCACCGGTGAGGGCCTCCAGCACGCGGACGGCCACTCCCCGGCCATCGCGGCGACCAACCCGGCCGCGCTCTCCTACGACCCGGCGTTCGCGTACGAGATCGCGGCGATCGTCAAGGACGGTCTGCGCCGCATGTACGGCGAGGCGGCCCCGGGCGAGGACCCGAACGTCTTCTACTACCTGACGGTCTACAACGAGCCGATGCCGCAGCCGGCCAAGCCGTCCGGGGTGGACGAGGGCATCGTCAAGGGCCTGTACCGCTTCAACACGGCGGAGACGGCGGGCCTGACCCCGGCCGCGAACGCCCCGCGCATCCAGCTGCTCGGCTCCGGCACGGCGATCCACTGGACGCTCAAGGCGCAGCGGCTGCTCGCCGAGGAGTGGGGCGTGGCCGCCGACGTGTGGTCCGCGACCTCCTGGACGGAGCTGCGCCGGGACGCCATGGACGCCGACGCGGCGCTGCTGCGCGGCGAGGACCGGGTGCCGTACGTCCGCCGGGCGCTGCAGGGCGCCGAGGGCCCGGTGCTCGCGGTCTCCGACTACATGCGCCAGGTCCCGGACCAGATCGCGCAGTGGGTCGAGCAGGACTACTCGTCGCTCGGTGCCGACGGCTTCGGCCTGTCGGACACCCGGGACGCCGCCCGCCGCCACTTCGGCGTGGACGCCGAGTCCATCGTGGTCGCGGCCCTGGCCCAGCTCGCCCGGCGCGGCGAGGTCAAGGCGACGGCCGTGAAGGAGGCGCGCGAGCGCTACGGCCTGTAG
- a CDS encoding GntR family transcriptional regulator, with the protein MTAPVVHSLREQIREHILEGIISGRWQPGERIVERRIATELEVSQTPVREALRELESLRLIESAPNKGVRVRNLTAADLEESYPVRAGLEAIAAELAADRLALDCSALEPHVAALYEADRVSDGTGQVRHTVGFHRELVRAAGNSVLLHTWEGLGIEVFTALSIRWLGTVQQSYAEEHEELVAAFRRRDPRIPEIVKSHVLGCAPRP; encoded by the coding sequence ATGACCGCGCCCGTCGTCCACTCGCTGCGCGAACAGATCCGCGAGCACATCCTGGAAGGGATCATCAGCGGGCGCTGGCAGCCGGGCGAGCGGATCGTGGAGCGGCGGATCGCGACCGAGCTGGAGGTCAGCCAGACGCCGGTGCGGGAGGCGCTGCGGGAGCTGGAGTCGCTGCGGCTGATCGAGTCGGCGCCGAACAAGGGCGTGCGGGTGCGCAACCTGACCGCCGCCGACCTGGAGGAGAGCTACCCCGTCCGGGCCGGCCTGGAGGCCATCGCGGCCGAGCTGGCGGCGGACCGGCTCGCCCTGGACTGCTCGGCCCTGGAGCCGCACGTCGCCGCGCTGTACGAGGCCGACCGGGTCTCCGACGGCACCGGCCAGGTGCGGCACACGGTGGGCTTCCACCGGGAGCTGGTGCGGGCGGCGGGCAACTCGGTGCTGCTGCACACGTGGGAGGGGCTGGGGATCGAGGTGTTCACGGCGCTGTCGATACGGTGGCTGGGGACGGTGCAGCAGTCGTACGCGGAGGAGCACGAGGAGCTGGTCGCGGCCTTCCGCCGCCGTGACCCTCGCATCCCGGAGATCGTGAAGTCCCACGTCCTGGGCTGCGCCCCGCGCCCCTGA
- the lpdA gene encoding dihydrolipoyl dehydrogenase: MANDASTVFDLVILGGGSGGYAAALRGAQLGLDVALIEKNKLGGTCLHNGCIPTKALLHAGEVADQSRESEQFGVKTSFEGVDMAGVHKYKDEVIAGLYKGLQGLVASRKITYIEGEGRLSSPTSVDVNGQRVQGRHVLLATGSVPKTLPGLEIDGNRIISSDHALTLDRVPKSAIVLGGGVIGVEFASAWKSFGSEVTVIEGLKHLVPVEDENSSKLLERAFRKRGIKFNLGTFFQKAEYTQDGVKVTLADGKEFEAEVLLVAIGRGPVSQGLGYEENGVATDRGFVLVDEYMRTNVPTISAVGDLVPTLQLAHVGFAEGILVAERLAGLKTVPVDYDGVPRVTYCHPEVASVGLTEARAKEVYGADKVVSIKFPLGGNGKSRILKTAGEIKLVQVKDGAVVGVHMVGDRMGEQVGEAQLIYNWEALPAEVAQLIHAHPTQNEALGEAHLALAGKPLHMHD, translated from the coding sequence GTGGCGAACGACGCCAGCACCGTTTTCGACCTAGTGATCCTCGGCGGTGGCAGCGGTGGTTACGCCGCGGCCCTGCGCGGGGCGCAGCTGGGCCTGGACGTCGCCCTGATCGAGAAGAACAAGCTCGGCGGCACCTGCCTGCACAACGGTTGCATCCCCACCAAGGCCCTGCTCCACGCGGGCGAGGTCGCCGACCAGTCCCGTGAGAGCGAGCAGTTCGGCGTCAAGACGTCCTTCGAGGGCGTCGACATGGCCGGCGTGCACAAGTACAAGGACGAGGTGATCGCCGGCCTGTACAAGGGCCTGCAGGGTCTGGTCGCCTCCCGCAAGATCACGTACATCGAGGGTGAGGGCCGGCTCTCCTCCCCCACCTCCGTCGACGTCAACGGCCAGCGTGTCCAGGGCCGCCACGTCCTGCTCGCGACCGGCTCCGTGCCGAAGACGCTGCCGGGCCTGGAGATCGACGGCAACCGGATCATCTCCTCGGACCACGCCCTCACGCTGGACCGCGTGCCGAAGTCCGCGATCGTGCTGGGCGGCGGCGTCATCGGCGTCGAGTTCGCCTCCGCGTGGAAGTCCTTCGGTTCCGAGGTCACGGTCATCGAGGGCCTCAAGCACCTCGTCCCGGTCGAGGACGAGAACAGCTCCAAGCTCCTGGAGCGCGCCTTCCGCAAGCGCGGCATCAAGTTCAACCTGGGCACCTTCTTCCAGAAGGCCGAGTACACCCAGGACGGCGTCAAGGTCACCCTCGCCGACGGCAAGGAGTTCGAGGCCGAGGTCCTGCTCGTCGCCATCGGCCGCGGCCCGGTCTCGCAGGGCCTGGGCTACGAGGAGAACGGCGTCGCGACGGACCGCGGCTTCGTCCTCGTGGACGAGTACATGCGGACCAACGTCCCGACCATCTCCGCCGTCGGTGACCTCGTTCCCACCCTCCAGCTCGCGCACGTCGGCTTCGCCGAGGGCATCCTGGTGGCGGAGCGGCTCGCCGGCCTGAAGACCGTGCCGGTCGACTACGACGGCGTGCCGCGGGTGACGTACTGCCACCCGGAGGTCGCCTCCGTCGGTCTCACCGAGGCCAGGGCGAAGGAGGTCTACGGCGCGGACAAGGTCGTCTCGATCAAGTTCCCCCTGGGCGGCAACGGCAAGAGCCGCATCCTGAAGACCGCGGGCGAGATCAAGCTGGTCCAGGTCAAGGACGGCGCCGTGGTCGGCGTCCACATGGTCGGCGACCGTATGGGCGAGCAGGTCGGCGAGGCGCAGCTGATCTACAACTGGGAGGCGCTGCCGGCCGAGGTGGCCCAGCTCATCCACGCCCACCCGACGCAGAACGAGGCGCTCGGCGAGGCCCACCTGGCGCTGGCCGGCAAGCCGCTCCACATGCACGACTGA